AGCCTTGGTCCTTGCGGTGATCTTGCCCAGCAACAGCTCCACGTCGAGCAGCCCATCCGCCCCCACGTCTACAAACACCGGCACAGCACCTGATTGCAAGACGACACTCGCCGTAGACACCCATGACACAGCGGGGACAATCACCTCATCTCCAGCACCAATACCTAATGCACAGAGACCAATGAACAATGCGTCCGTACCGTTCCCCACAGCCACCACACACCTCGCACCCACAGTCTCGGCCCATGCCCGCTCAAACTCCCCCACAGCAGCGCCACCGATCCACATCCCCTCATCTGCGATAGCCTCCAGCGACTGCTGCATTTCGGCTTGGAGACCCGCGTACTGTCGTTTCGTATCAAAAAAAGGTATCTTCATCCTATCTGCCATTGAGGGTGTGAAGATACGAAGCAAAAAGGAAAATGTATGCCCTTAAACTTGACAGAGAGCCTTTTCAATACCTTAACAATATTTTGATATTTATTAACTTGCCCGTCTTTTTCTTCCATTATATTTCGTATATTATATTTGCGTAAAATAAAATTTCGACACAAACCAATCCGACCGCACTGTAGACTTCAAACACAATCATGAAAGGAAACATCAAAATCGACAACACAGATCGAAAAATCTTAAAAATTCTCCAGACAAACGGTAAAATCACAAATGCCAAGCTTTCAGAAGAAGTAGGACTATCTCCAGCGCCAACACTCGAGCGTGTCAAAAAACTCGAACAGTCTGGGATCATCAAAAGCTACCATGCTGAACTCAACGCTGAGCTGCTAGGTCTAGGAGTCAACACTTTTGTCCAAGTCACACTCAAAGGGCACAACAAGCAAAACATCGATTCATTCTTGAGCAAAATCAATGAAATAGAAGAGGTCATCGAGTGTCATCACATCACGGGATCGGGAGATTTCATCCTAAAGGTCATCGCCAAAGATATCGCCTCATACCAACTGCTTATGCTCGAAAAAGTAAGTGACATAGATACAGTGGATAGTTTGCAGTCCATGGTAATTTTGTCTACTTTCAAAAACAACAAAGAAATACCTCTACAGCAAACCAATTGAAACAAATGTCACAGGATTTAATACTCGATGCTGCTCAAATAGATCAGCGGATCATCCGAATGGCCTACCAAATCTACGAGCATCACCTCGATGAAAAGCATCTCATTCTGGCTGGGGTCTCAGACAATGGCCATGATTTTGCGAAACTGCTGGAGAAAGAACTCAAAAAAATCTCTACATTGACACTGACAGTAGGCAAAGTAGATATCAACAAAGAGGCCCCATTTTCGGAAGAGATCGCGCTCGACCTAGACGACAAACAGCTCGTCAAAAAGTCCGTCATCCTCATCGATGACGTGCTCAACTCTGGCAAAACCGCAGCTTTTGCCCTCAAAGCGCTACTCACTGTCAATGTCAAAAAGATAGAAGTAGCAGTCATGGTCAATAGAAGCCACAAATCGTTTCCGATCTATCCAAAATACACTGGG
The DNA window shown above is from Reichenbachiella sp. 5M10 and carries:
- a CDS encoding Lrp/AsnC family transcriptional regulator — encoded protein: MKGNIKIDNTDRKILKILQTNGKITNAKLSEEVGLSPAPTLERVKKLEQSGIIKSYHAELNAELLGLGVNTFVQVTLKGHNKQNIDSFLSKINEIEEVIECHHITGSGDFILKVIAKDIASYQLLMLEKVSDIDTVDSLQSMVILSTFKNNKEIPLQQTN
- a CDS encoding phosphoribosyltransferase family protein, which encodes MSQDLILDAAQIDQRIIRMAYQIYEHHLDEKHLILAGVSDNGHDFAKLLEKELKKISTLTLTVGKVDINKEAPFSEEIALDLDDKQLVKKSVILIDDVLNSGKTAAFALKALLTVNVKKIEVAVMVNRSHKSFPIYPKYTGYELTTTISEHVTVHFLGKEKGVYLS